A genomic region of Caulobacter sp. NIBR2454 contains the following coding sequences:
- a CDS encoding TonB-dependent receptor domain-containing protein translates to MRSKAFKWVMFGASAYGALLAGAAQAQDASSGGEAAAVEEVIVTGSRIARQDYVANSPIVSVGQQAIEATGQVTVEKALSQMPQFSGSFGQGNTGSTSTGLNGGQSYASLRGLGAKRTLILLDGRRLQPSNPDGSVDLNIIPEALIENVEVITGGASTAYGSDATAGVVNFRLRRNFDGLMVDSQYGISEKGDGEQFKISITGGSTFADDKGRAVLSFDYTNRDRALQSARDYYIFRTSAPGLSTIPQGTVLFGANLPTLASVNSVFVGRYGTQALTGNAAGRYTGQIGFNTDQTIFSTAGVPVLNFRDPQTDEAYIVNSNAAGTSQQINFGYAGGSLQSDLDRYSVFGKVDYDLSDNLRVFSQFTFTDYVSVGVTNPTLASNVYGLTVPVSNPYIPADFRSILASRPTPGADFTYYKAFSILGPRIQKYSYDVFQLINGIDGDVGFKDWTWNAYASYSKAKFDNEQRGGASASAVARLLYSPTGGTELCAGGFNPFGNLTPSAECINYISRRTLNQNSLEQRMVEMNLQGAAFALPAGEIRFAIGADYRSNEYTFTPDSQLNMPGGTSDVLGYSVLRDAGGSVDTYEAYGELLVPILKDLPFIEEFNLDLGYRFSDYSSVGSVHTYKADFDWKVFDAVRLRGGYNRAIRAPSVGELYAPVSTGSVGIGTASATTVNGDPCDVRSSYRNGPDAARVIALCQAQGVPTSIMSSYQLGTAQVFALTGGNPNLEEETADTYSFGAVLRSPWDTPLLSRLTASIDWYDIKVKDAVGSLSIANAFQYCFNSGGNNPSFDPSNYYCSLITRNPASGVPLNPVQPLLNLGQFQTTGVDLQVDWTADLVDMGLGEIGTISVNVALGYLDSFKIQQLPGAPTYDYAGSHGQAVETSAGLAHPEWKSVTSVNYSWGPASLGLRWRHIDEMINSAKIVTPASTSRGVKAYDAFDLNGRVKLPYEVDLRFGVNNLFDKAPPQVGDTEGNYDPQNYDVMGRSYYLGVRKRF, encoded by the coding sequence ATGCGATCTAAAGCGTTCAAATGGGTCATGTTCGGCGCCAGCGCCTATGGCGCGCTGCTAGCGGGCGCCGCCCAGGCACAAGATGCTTCTTCAGGGGGAGAAGCCGCCGCGGTTGAAGAGGTCATCGTCACTGGCTCGCGCATCGCGCGGCAGGACTATGTGGCCAACAGCCCAATCGTTTCGGTCGGCCAGCAGGCTATCGAAGCCACCGGCCAAGTGACGGTGGAGAAGGCTCTGTCCCAAATGCCGCAGTTCAGCGGCTCCTTCGGCCAGGGCAATACCGGCAGCACCAGCACCGGCCTCAATGGCGGTCAATCCTACGCCAGCCTTCGCGGTCTGGGCGCTAAGCGCACCCTGATCCTACTGGATGGCCGCCGCCTGCAACCGTCCAACCCCGACGGTTCGGTGGACCTGAACATCATCCCCGAAGCGCTGATCGAAAACGTCGAGGTGATCACTGGCGGCGCGTCGACCGCCTATGGTTCCGACGCCACCGCGGGCGTGGTCAACTTCCGCCTGCGCCGCAACTTCGACGGCCTGATGGTCGATAGCCAGTACGGCATTTCGGAAAAGGGCGACGGCGAGCAATTCAAGATCTCGATCACCGGCGGCTCGACATTCGCCGATGACAAGGGACGGGCGGTGCTGTCCTTTGACTACACCAACCGCGACCGCGCCCTGCAAAGCGCGCGTGACTACTATATTTTCCGCACCTCCGCGCCCGGCCTTTCAACCATCCCTCAGGGGACGGTCCTGTTCGGCGCCAACCTGCCGACCTTGGCCTCGGTGAACTCGGTCTTCGTGGGGCGTTACGGCACCCAAGCCCTGACGGGCAACGCCGCGGGCCGTTATACGGGCCAGATCGGCTTCAACACCGACCAGACTATCTTTTCCACCGCCGGCGTTCCGGTACTGAACTTCCGCGACCCGCAGACGGACGAAGCCTACATCGTCAACTCCAACGCCGCGGGCACCAGCCAGCAGATCAACTTCGGCTACGCCGGCGGTTCGCTGCAGTCGGATCTCGACCGCTATTCGGTGTTCGGCAAGGTCGACTATGACCTGAGCGACAACCTGCGGGTCTTCTCGCAGTTCACCTTCACCGACTACGTCTCGGTCGGCGTCACCAACCCGACCCTGGCGTCCAACGTCTATGGCCTGACGGTACCGGTGAGCAATCCGTACATCCCGGCGGACTTCCGTTCGATCCTGGCGTCGCGCCCGACGCCGGGCGCCGACTTCACCTACTACAAGGCCTTCAGCATCCTGGGCCCGCGCATCCAGAAGTACAGCTATGACGTCTTCCAGCTGATCAACGGCATCGATGGCGACGTCGGATTCAAGGATTGGACCTGGAACGCCTACGCTTCCTACAGCAAGGCCAAGTTCGACAATGAACAGCGAGGCGGCGCCAGCGCCAGTGCGGTCGCCCGCCTGCTGTATAGCCCCACGGGTGGGACAGAGCTTTGCGCGGGCGGGTTCAACCCGTTCGGCAACCTCACGCCGTCAGCGGAGTGCATCAACTACATCTCGCGCCGGACCCTCAACCAGAACAGCCTCGAACAGAGGATGGTGGAAATGAACCTGCAGGGCGCGGCTTTCGCCCTGCCGGCCGGCGAGATCCGCTTCGCCATCGGCGCGGATTACCGTTCCAACGAGTACACCTTCACCCCCGACAGCCAGTTGAACATGCCGGGCGGGACGAGCGACGTGCTCGGCTACAGCGTTCTGCGCGACGCTGGCGGGTCGGTGGACACCTATGAAGCCTACGGCGAACTGCTGGTCCCGATCCTGAAGGACCTGCCGTTTATCGAGGAGTTCAACCTGGATCTGGGCTACCGCTTTTCGGACTACAGCTCGGTCGGGTCGGTTCACACCTACAAGGCCGACTTTGACTGGAAGGTGTTTGACGCGGTGCGTCTGCGCGGTGGCTACAACCGCGCCATCCGCGCGCCCAGCGTCGGCGAACTGTACGCCCCCGTCTCGACCGGCAGCGTCGGCATCGGTACGGCGTCGGCCACGACGGTCAACGGCGATCCTTGCGACGTGCGTTCCTCCTATCGCAACGGCCCGGACGCGGCGCGGGTGATCGCTCTCTGCCAGGCGCAGGGCGTTCCGACTTCGATCATGAGCAGCTACCAACTCGGCACCGCCCAGGTGTTCGCCCTTACGGGCGGCAACCCGAACCTGGAGGAGGAGACGGCCGACACCTATTCGTTCGGCGCCGTGCTCCGTTCGCCTTGGGACACGCCGCTGCTGAGCCGCCTGACCGCGTCGATCGACTGGTACGACATCAAGGTCAAGGACGCGGTGGGCAGCCTGTCGATCGCCAACGCCTTCCAGTACTGCTTTAACTCGGGCGGCAACAATCCGAGCTTCGATCCGAGCAACTACTACTGCTCGCTGATCACCCGGAACCCGGCCAGCGGCGTGCCGCTGAACCCGGTGCAACCCCTGCTGAACCTGGGTCAGTTCCAGACCACGGGCGTCGACCTGCAGGTCGACTGGACCGCGGACCTGGTCGACATGGGCCTGGGCGAGATCGGTACGATTTCGGTGAACGTGGCGCTGGGCTACCTCGACAGCTTCAAGATCCAACAGCTGCCGGGCGCGCCGACCTACGACTATGCCGGCAGCCACGGCCAGGCCGTGGAAACCAGCGCTGGCCTTGCTCACCCCGAGTGGAAGTCCGTCACCAGCGTCAATTACAGCTGGGGCCCGGCCAGTCTGGGTCTGCGCTGGAGGCACATCGACGAGATGATCAACTCCGCCAAGATCGTCACGCCCGCCAGCACCTCGCGCGGGGTTAAGGCCTATGACGCCTTCGACCTGAACGGTCGGGTCAAGCTGCCCTATGAAGTCGATCTGCGCTTTGGCGTGAACAACCTGTTCGACAAGGCGCCGCCCCAGGTGGGCGACACCGAAGGCAACTACGATCCCCAGAACTACGACGTGATGGGTCGTTCCTACTATCTGGGGGTGCGCAAGCGCTTCTAG
- a CDS encoding transglutaminase-like cysteine peptidase: MTVDPARRLTWIAAALFCAAVWTAILGFGAQAIAAEPVSMGLLNRVNTQVNHDIRPMSDEAQYGGDRWVSEPVSGRGDCDDYAMTKMTRLAAAGVSADAMAIALVYTETGEYHAVLSVKTNKGEIILDNRMGWPTPRAAMERFGYRWAAQQKVASVDWNALFSGAGSTR, from the coding sequence ATGACCGTCGACCCCGCCCGCCGCCTGACCTGGATCGCCGCCGCCCTATTCTGCGCCGCCGTCTGGACGGCGATTCTGGGATTTGGCGCCCAGGCCATCGCCGCAGAGCCGGTCAGCATGGGCCTGCTGAACAGGGTCAACACACAGGTCAACCACGACATCCGTCCGATGAGCGACGAAGCCCAATACGGCGGTGACCGCTGGGTCTCTGAACCGGTCAGCGGCCGGGGCGATTGCGACGATTACGCCATGACTAAGATGACCCGCCTGGCCGCCGCCGGCGTGTCCGCCGACGCGATGGCGATCGCCTTGGTCTACACAGAGACCGGCGAGTATCACGCCGTCCTGTCGGTGAAGACGAACAAGGGTGAGATAATTCTGGACAATCGCATGGGCTGGCCGACCCCTCGCGCCGCCATGGAGCGGTTCGGCTATCGCTGGGCCGCTCAACAAAAGGTCGCTTCCGTTGATTGGAACGCCCTTTTTTCGGGCGCCGGCTCGACGCGCTAG
- a CDS encoding response regulator transcription factor: MAASATIHVVDDDEITRETLSVLLQAKGYDVALYESGRAFMDARPTATPACVVLDMHMPQLSGLDVLRQLKSSDFTLPIIMLTGRGHIDLAVQAMKLGAADFVSKPYKPETLLASVAESLAALPADGGGAAAAQEKVGRLSKREYEVVQGMIAGLPNKLIAHRLDLSPRTVEAYRATLMEKLEVRGLSSVVQLALAAGVQPLA, from the coding sequence ATGGCCGCCAGCGCGACCATTCATGTCGTCGATGACGACGAGATCACGCGTGAGACGCTTTCGGTCTTGCTTCAGGCCAAGGGCTACGACGTCGCACTGTATGAGTCAGGGCGCGCTTTCATGGACGCCCGGCCCACCGCCACCCCGGCGTGCGTCGTCCTCGACATGCATATGCCCCAGCTCAGCGGCCTCGATGTTCTGCGCCAGCTGAAGTCGTCGGATTTCACCCTGCCCATCATCATGCTGACGGGCAGAGGTCATATCGATCTGGCGGTTCAGGCCATGAAGCTGGGCGCAGCCGACTTCGTCTCCAAACCCTACAAGCCCGAGACCCTGCTGGCCTCCGTCGCCGAGAGCCTGGCCGCCCTGCCTGCCGACGGCGGCGGGGCCGCCGCCGCGCAGGAAAAGGTCGGTCGGCTGTCCAAGCGCGAATATGAGGTTGTCCAGGGCATGATCGCCGGCCTGCCCAACAAGCTGATCGCCCATCGTCTGGATCTCAGCCCTCGGACGGTAGAGGCCTATCGCGCGACGCTCATGGAGAAGCTTGAGGTTCGCGGATTATCCAGCGTGGTCCAGCTGGCGCTCGCCGCGGGGGTGCAGCCGCTGGCCTAG
- a CDS encoding PAS domain S-box protein — protein sequence MNAAAKIEEARLAALLRYDVLDTPAEAAFDDITDLVAQLFEVPIAVVTLLDETRQWFKSCIGLDDSETARDVAFCDHTIRSDDVLVVLDATQDPRFRDNPFVVGDAHIRFYAGAPLITKEGYRLGALCAIDTEPRQAFDDKSRKALQRMATMVVHALDQRAELMLRRRAAQELATKEHTLELAEKMARLGHWRFDFSTQRSVWSSEAYSIHGVHPSQYDPNVTMPGVLYAPEDQPRLAAAFTRGLVTKEPFEFEGEVVRPDGVRRRVITRGAPEFDENGEIVALIGVIQDVTESRAMTEALRASEARYRLVAENANDLILVYDVHGTITFAAPSSAQILGYEPEEMVGRTTQSFLHPDDVAPTLLHYQSLLKPGGEELRPRVTMRARRKDGREIWLEAAPYVVRDENGRVLRFHDSARDVTVRKRYEAELQEARAQAEYAAGVKSDFLANMSHELRTPLTSIIGFSRLLEFAPELSSSSKSAVDRIAAASRALNTLVNDVLDLAKLEGGKVELDPQQFEVDPFLTETVELLRPQISAKGLELRLEIEPSKIGVLYGDTSRLRQVLLNMLSNAVKFTETGGVVVRSRVKPLNGPFACWELEVEDTGIGIRPEELARLFDRFVQADASVTRRFGGTGLGLAISRQLIDLMGGSIEVDSEPGRGSRFMINVRLPIHVEAGEAVPTAHRLKILVAEDGAANRAVIARLLEAMGHDFDMVADGASAIEAARSERYDVILMDVAMPDVDGLTATREILHTPGASSGAPIVPMSSCVGAEDRAEYAAAGMMGLIPKPITLGALADVLAVVPHGDF from the coding sequence ATGAACGCGGCCGCCAAGATCGAGGAAGCCCGTCTGGCGGCCCTCCTGCGTTATGACGTGCTCGACACGCCAGCGGAGGCCGCTTTCGACGATATCACCGATCTGGTGGCTCAACTCTTCGAGGTGCCCATCGCGGTCGTCACGTTGCTGGACGAGACGCGTCAATGGTTCAAGTCGTGCATCGGGCTGGACGACAGCGAGACGGCGCGCGATGTCGCCTTCTGCGACCACACAATTCGCAGCGATGATGTGCTGGTCGTCCTGGACGCTACCCAGGACCCCCGATTTCGGGACAACCCCTTTGTAGTGGGCGATGCACACATCCGCTTCTATGCGGGCGCGCCGCTGATCACCAAGGAGGGCTATCGCCTGGGCGCCCTTTGCGCCATCGACACCGAGCCGAGGCAGGCCTTCGACGACAAGTCGCGCAAGGCGTTGCAGCGGATGGCGACGATGGTCGTCCACGCCCTGGATCAGCGCGCGGAGTTGATGCTGCGCCGACGGGCCGCGCAGGAGCTGGCCACCAAGGAGCACACGCTTGAGCTGGCCGAAAAGATGGCCCGGCTGGGTCACTGGCGGTTCGACTTCTCCACCCAGCGGTCGGTCTGGTCGTCCGAGGCCTATTCCATCCACGGCGTTCACCCGTCGCAGTACGATCCCAATGTCACCATGCCCGGCGTGCTGTACGCGCCCGAGGATCAACCGCGCCTGGCGGCGGCGTTCACGCGCGGCCTAGTGACGAAGGAGCCCTTCGAGTTCGAGGGTGAAGTGGTCCGGCCGGATGGAGTCCGTCGCCGTGTCATCACCCGAGGCGCGCCGGAGTTCGACGAGAACGGCGAGATTGTCGCCCTGATCGGCGTGATTCAGGATGTCACCGAAAGTCGCGCCATGACCGAGGCGCTGAGGGCCAGCGAAGCCCGTTATCGTCTGGTGGCCGAGAACGCCAACGACCTGATCCTGGTCTATGACGTCCATGGAACGATCACGTTCGCCGCGCCGTCCAGCGCCCAGATCCTTGGCTACGAGCCCGAGGAGATGGTCGGGCGGACCACGCAATCCTTCCTGCATCCGGACGATGTGGCGCCGACCCTGTTGCACTATCAGAGCCTTCTCAAGCCGGGGGGTGAAGAGCTGCGACCCCGTGTCACCATGCGGGCGCGGCGCAAGGACGGCCGGGAAATCTGGTTGGAAGCGGCGCCCTATGTCGTCCGTGACGAGAACGGACGGGTGCTGCGTTTCCACGACTCCGCCCGCGATGTGACGGTGCGAAAACGCTACGAAGCCGAACTGCAGGAGGCGCGCGCCCAGGCCGAATATGCGGCCGGCGTAAAGTCCGACTTCCTGGCGAATATGAGCCATGAGTTACGTACGCCGCTAACCAGCATCATCGGCTTTTCGCGCCTGCTGGAATTCGCGCCGGAGCTCAGCTCAAGCAGCAAGAGCGCGGTGGATCGCATCGCCGCCGCCAGCCGGGCCTTGAACACCCTGGTCAACGACGTGCTGGACCTGGCCAAGCTGGAGGGCGGCAAGGTCGAGCTGGACCCCCAGCAGTTCGAGGTCGATCCGTTCCTGACCGAGACGGTCGAGCTGCTTCGTCCCCAAATCTCCGCCAAGGGGCTGGAGCTGCGGCTGGAGATCGAGCCGTCAAAGATCGGCGTGCTGTATGGCGACACCAGCCGACTGCGGCAGGTGTTGCTGAACATGCTGTCCAATGCGGTCAAGTTCACGGAGACGGGCGGCGTCGTCGTCCGCTCGCGGGTCAAGCCGCTGAATGGTCCGTTCGCCTGCTGGGAACTGGAGGTGGAGGATACCGGCATCGGCATCCGTCCAGAGGAGCTGGCGCGGCTGTTCGACCGCTTCGTGCAGGCCGACGCCTCGGTCACGCGCCGGTTTGGCGGGACGGGATTGGGTCTGGCGATCAGCCGGCAGCTCATCGACCTGATGGGCGGCAGCATCGAGGTGGACAGCGAGCCGGGGCGGGGGTCGCGCTTCATGATCAATGTCCGCCTGCCGATCCATGTGGAGGCGGGTGAGGCCGTGCCGACGGCGCATCGCCTGAAGATCCTGGTGGCCGAAGATGGCGCGGCGAACCGGGCGGTGATAGCGCGACTGCTGGAGGCCATGGGCCACGACTTCGACATGGTCGCGGACGGCGCCTCGGCGATCGAGGCCGCCAGAAGCGAGCGCTACGACGTCATATTGATGGACGTTGCGATGCCGGATGTGGATGGCCTGACGGCGACGCGGGAAATCCTGCATACGCCAGGGGCATCCAGCGGGGCGCCGATCGTGCCCATGAGTTCGTGCGTCGGCGCGGAGGATCGGGCCGAGTACGCGGCGGCAGGCATGATGGGGTTGATCCCCAAGCCGATCACGCTCGGCGCCCTGGCGGATGTGCTGGCGGTCGTGCCGCACGGCGACTTCTAG
- a CDS encoding response regulator: protein MRVLYVDDDPDLRELVAISLARDPGLDVRIADSGQAALALLEPGDWTPDLFLLDVMMPVMDGPTLIGKLREKPAYTAIPFAFFTARVMNEERQALLATGAAGLIQKPFDPIALADQVRALAPA from the coding sequence ATGCGAGTGCTTTACGTCGATGACGATCCCGATCTGCGGGAGTTGGTGGCCATCTCGCTGGCGCGTGATCCGGGACTGGATGTTCGTATAGCCGACAGCGGACAGGCGGCTCTGGCGCTGCTGGAGCCGGGCGATTGGACGCCGGATCTTTTCCTGCTGGACGTGATGATGCCGGTCATGGACGGTCCGACCCTGATCGGGAAGCTGCGCGAGAAGCCGGCCTATACCGCCATCCCCTTCGCCTTCTTCACCGCCCGCGTCATGAACGAGGAACGGCAGGCGCTGCTGGCGACGGGGGCCGCCGGGCTGATCCAGAAGCCGTTCGATCCGATCGCTTTGGCCGATCAGGTGCGCGCCCTGGCGCCGGCATGA
- a CDS encoding response regulator: protein MYMHPQDGDNAPRRVRARQVDGASHLRARTQRVLIIEDDDIAADLLEVYVADLGYKHVKRASNEADAIAATQEFAPDLILADVRLGEDGDGIKAVRLANKKNGTALVYVTSHPQLTRGEERAVTLPKGDLTGDRLAQAIEAALLIRFVQ from the coding sequence ATGTACATGCATCCGCAAGATGGAGACAACGCCCCCAGACGCGTTCGCGCGCGTCAGGTGGACGGCGCCTCGCATCTGCGCGCACGCACGCAACGCGTGTTGATCATCGAGGATGACGACATCGCCGCCGACCTGCTGGAGGTCTATGTGGCCGACCTTGGCTACAAGCACGTCAAGCGCGCCAGCAACGAGGCCGACGCTATCGCCGCCACGCAGGAGTTCGCACCGGACCTGATCCTGGCCGATGTGCGGCTCGGCGAAGACGGCGACGGGATCAAGGCGGTCCGCCTAGCCAACAAGAAGAACGGAACGGCCTTGGTCTATGTCACTTCGCATCCGCAGCTGACGCGGGGCGAGGAGCGCGCTGTAACCCTGCCCAAGGGCGATCTGACCGGCGATCGCCTAGCCCAGGCGATCGAGGCGGCCCTGCTCATCCGCTTCGTCCAGTAG
- a CDS encoding Hpt domain-containing protein — MTSDALEDRIRQIRLRLQGRLGDLVADLGTAFDATPDGGVPEGAFELYTRLHNVSGSAGPVGLPDIGDAARRLEEHLTPWLKNGPAHDGWREAFDGLRAAVDAGSR, encoded by the coding sequence TTGACCTCCGACGCCCTGGAAGACCGCATCCGCCAGATCCGGCTTCGGCTCCAGGGGCGGTTGGGTGATCTGGTCGCCGACTTGGGGACCGCCTTCGACGCCACGCCGGACGGCGGCGTCCCTGAAGGCGCTTTCGAGCTCTACACTCGTCTTCACAATGTCAGCGGTTCGGCTGGCCCGGTCGGACTTCCCGACATCGGCGACGCCGCCCGCCGGCTTGAGGAGCACCTGACCCCCTGGCTGAAGAACGGCCCCGCTCATGATGGCTGGCGCGAGGCCTTTGACGGACTTCGGGCTGCGGTGGACGCCGGATCGCGCTAA
- a CDS encoding YaiI/YqxD family protein produces the protein MTSPITLYIDADACPVKDEAYKVAARYGLKTFVVSNSYVRIPVSARIESVVVDAGPDVADDWIAERVQPGDVVVTNDIPLADRTLKAGGAAVAPNGRIFTADSIGSALAGRAIGEHLRSMGEITGGPRAFDAKARSAFLQALDQLIVKAMRGRR, from the coding sequence ATGACCTCGCCGATCACCCTGTATATCGACGCCGACGCCTGCCCGGTGAAGGACGAAGCCTACAAGGTCGCCGCCCGCTATGGCCTGAAGACCTTCGTGGTCTCCAACAGCTATGTCCGCATTCCCGTCTCCGCCCGGATCGAGAGCGTGGTCGTCGACGCCGGTCCTGACGTGGCGGACGACTGGATCGCTGAGCGGGTTCAGCCGGGCGACGTCGTGGTCACCAACGACATTCCCCTGGCCGACCGCACCCTGAAAGCCGGTGGCGCGGCGGTCGCGCCCAACGGCCGGATCTTCACCGCCGATTCCATCGGCTCGGCCCTGGCCGGCCGCGCGATCGGCGAGCACCTGCGCTCCATGGGCGAGATCACCGGCGGCCCCAGGGCCTTCGACGCCAAGGCGCGCTCGGCCTTCCTCCAGGCCCTGGACCAGCTGATCGTAAAGGCCATGCGAGGCCGGCGATGA
- the arfB gene encoding alternative ribosome rescue aminoacyl-tRNA hydrolase ArfB, with protein sequence MIEITSWLSIDEDELIEKAARASGPGGQHVNKTSTAIELRFDVRNSPSLPEDVKVRLERLAGSRLTQDGVLVLFSQGSRSQEMNRQEARERLVELILRATEKPKPRKATKPTYSSKLKRLEGKTKRAGVKSMRGKPRHDD encoded by the coding sequence ATGATCGAGATCACGTCATGGCTCAGCATCGACGAGGACGAGCTGATTGAAAAAGCCGCCCGCGCCAGCGGCCCCGGCGGCCAGCACGTCAACAAGACCAGCACCGCCATTGAGCTGCGCTTCGACGTCCGTAACAGCCCTTCATTGCCTGAGGATGTGAAGGTGCGCCTGGAGCGACTGGCCGGCAGCCGCTTGACCCAGGACGGCGTGCTCGTGCTGTTTAGCCAGGGCAGCCGCTCCCAGGAAATGAACCGTCAGGAAGCGCGCGAGCGCCTGGTCGAACTGATCCTGCGCGCCACCGAGAAGCCCAAGCCCCGCAAGGCCACCAAGCCCACCTACTCCTCCAAGCTCAAGCGGCTGGAGGGCAAGACCAAGCGGGCCGGGGTGAAGTCCATGCGCGGCAAACCCCGCCACGACGACTGA